Proteins encoded by one window of Panicum virgatum strain AP13 chromosome 7N, P.virgatum_v5, whole genome shotgun sequence:
- the LOC120682350 gene encoding uncharacterized protein LOC120682350, translating into MKNTANPRKRDIREIELLISKDDTVRITLWGHLAHSLNEDVVGKHTVVIVTSTMVEGLQGTLSLKSTNGTRLYIDLDIPETWKLIDSVPYEETVPKLMDVDKSTKGTIQEQMFYNRRTLQDITQMRHDNPTDQDFVFTSKATIERLENSSWWYMSCNGCNKMCTKVDGKYHCRKCNACPEATTPRYWIRLQISDHTATTTCSIFDDEAQKMLKMTITDLLDSLNGKYEEIPKVIQQLCGKTLIFRFMLKEQNLTEGKEYYLVKKTFEPDEKLEFQYSNHQAENDHNIEDTHDKKISDLFDEEELKHSKYKNGNFELKHTSDPILEECKMKASLRKNTSKSIDLEDSGEDIKCREKSLASREDNLSSKRRHRAMIVVDDSDEDCIATMQNKKRSKVSWKKVKRAHAKSRDISQRPEEDADVDYNHTQQMNCDVPEIPQKTKILKRANKSFKRSEETIAHGKRKRRKNTLNMELSTKQQSSPVSKEIDVDGNNDINYDHTNRKSILRKIKRQKRDVAVKQSESNVLKDGVKGSKKRTQKLKKKSYRKKSGSIIVMDTETMTDLQEQQTGTSEQENDHSDIGIKISPAEEIYESNRDMKSDPSNKNAENNMEFDSVPLDVIVQHNSDRDTKRPTRKLKKCSYRKKRGEITMMDTGITTDLQEEQSNSLEQENDQSISQINLIPTEENSESKNKVNNIPLHGDDRPTLYRSSRIRRIPARYKS; encoded by the exons GTACACTATCTCTAAAGTCAACAAATGGCACAAGATTATATATAGACTTAGATATACCTGAAACCTGGAAGCTTATTGACAG TGTTCCATATGAAGAAACTGTACCAAAATTAATGGATGTAGATAAAAGTACAAAAGGTACCATTCAGGAACAAATGTTTTATAACAGAAGAACTTTACAAGACATTACTCAGATGAGACACGATAACCCAACAGATCAG GATTTTGTGTTCACATCGAAAGCTACAATTGAACGACTAGAAAATTCTTCTTGGTGGTACATGTCATGCAATGGTTGCAACAAAATGTGCACTAAAGTAGACGGCAAGTATCATTGTAGAAAGTGCAATGCATGTCCGGAAGCAACAACTCCTAG GTATTGGATTCGACTCCAAATTAGTGACCACACAGCAACCACTACATGTAGTatatttgatgatgaagcacaaAAAATGCTCAAGATGACCATCACAGATCTGCTAGATTCACTTAATGGGAAATATGAAGAAATCCCTAAGGTTATTCAACAACTATGTGGGAAAACACTTATCTTCCGTTTCATGCTAAAGGAGCAAAATTTGACTGAAGGGAAAGAATACTATCTGGTGAAGAAAACATTTGAGCCAGATGAGAAGCTAGAGTTTCAATATTCAAATCATCAAGCGGAGAAT GATCACAACATCGAAGATACACATGACAAaaaaatatcagatttattTGATGAAGAAGAATTAAAACATAGCAAATACAAAAATGGAAATTTTGAGTTGAAGCATACAAGTGATCCCATTCTGGAG GAATGTAAGATGAAAGCTTCACTTCGCAAAAATACATCAAAATCAATTGATTTGGAAGATAGTGGCGAAGATATCAAATGTAGAGAAAAATCTCTAGCATCAAGGGAAGACAACCTTAGCAGTAAAAGAAGGCACAGAGCTATGATAGTAGTTGATGACTCAGACGAAGATTGCATAGCAAcaatgcaaaataaaaaaaggagtAAAGTTTCCTGGAAGAAAGTTAAAAGAGCTCATGCCAAATCAAGAGACATATCACAAAGACCAGAAGAAGATGCCGATGTTGATTACAATCATACCCAACAGATGAATTGTGATGTCCCAGAAATACCCCAAAAGACTAAGATACTGAAAAGAGCTAACAAAAGTTTTAAGAGGTCAGAAGAAACAATTGcccatggaaaaagaaaaagaagaaaaaataccCTCAACATGGAACTTTCTACTAAACAG CAAAGTTCACCTGTTTCAAAAGAGATAGATGTTGATGGCAACAACGATATCAACTACGACCATACCAATAGGAAATCTATTCTCAGGAAAATCAAGCGGCAAAAACGTGATGTAGCAGTCAAACAAAGCGAATCTAACGTGTTAAAGGATGGTGTCAAAGGTTCCAAAAAGCGAACCcaaaagttgaagaaaaaatCCTACAGAAAAAAGAGTGGCAGCATAATTGTGATGGACACAGAAACTATGACTGATCTG CAAGAACAACAAACAGGTACTTCAGAGCAAGAAAATGATCATAGCGACATTGGTATCAAAATTAGTCCAGCAGAGGAGATTTATGAAAGCAACAGAGATATGAAATCTGATCCATCAAATAAAAATGCTGAAAATAACATGGAATTCGATTCTGTCCCTTTGGATGTAATTGTTCAACACAATAGTGACAGAGATACAAAAAGACCAACAAGAAAGTTGAAGAAATGTTCCTACAGAAAAAAGAGGGGCGAAATAACTATGATGGACACAGGAATTACGACTGATCTG CAAGAAGAGCAATCAAATAGTTTAGAACAGGAAAATGATCAGAGCATTAGTCAAATCAACCTCATTCCAACAGAGGAGAATTCTGAAAGCAAAAATAAGGTCAACAACATACCCCTGCATGGAGATGATCGTCCAACTCTTTACAGATCATCAAGAATTAGAAGAATTCCTGCAAGATATAAATCTTAg